The region GGTTAGTAAAACAATAAAAAAGATACTATATAAAATTAGGTGATATAGAGATTTCGCTTTAACCATTAATTATCCTGAATATTAAGTAAAATAGAATAACTGAAAAATCTTGAAATATAGATAAAATAATCTGGAAAAGTATATAAGCACATGGCGCGGTTGACGAGACTCGAACTCGCGACCTCCTGCGTGACAGGCAGGCATTCTAACCAACTAAACTACAACCGCACAACAATGCAAAAAAAAAGCGCCTTACGCGCAATGGTGGTCGATATAAGACTCGAACTTATGACATCTACCTTGTAAGGGTAGCGCTCTACCAACTGAGCTAATCGACCAGTGGTGACCCGTGAAGGATTCGAACCTTCGGCCACCTCCTTAAAAGGGAGATGCTCTACCGGCTGAGCTAACGGGTCATATGATATTTATTATAAAGTGGCGCGGTTGACGAGACTCGAACTCGCGACCTCCTGCGTGACAGGCAGGCATTCTAACCAACTAAACTACAACCGCACTAAATTATAAATAAATGGTGACCCCTAGGAGACTCGAACTCCTGTGGCATGGATGAAAACCATGAATCCTAACCGCTAGATGAAGGGGCCATTTATATGGTGGTCGATATAAGACTCGAACTTATGACATCTACCTTGTAAGGGTAGCGCTCTACCAACTGAGCTAATCGACCAAAATAAACTTGGTGACCCCTAGGAGACTCGAACTCCTGTGGCATGGATGAAAACCATGAATCCTAACCGCTAGATGAAGGGGCCAACAATAATAAAATTTAAAGAACTTTTATAAACATTTTCGTGTTTAAAATGGTGACCCGTGAAGGATTCGAACCTTCGGCCACCTCCTTAAAAGGGAGATGCTCTACCGGCTGAGCTAACGGGTCAAACACATTTTAGAAGTACATCTTCTTAAAATGGAGTGGAATTATAGTCAATTTATTTTTTTTTGTCAAGGGTTTTTTGAAAAAATTTAAAAAGTTTTTTCAAAGAGTATTTTGCAGCTTGATTTTGAACTTCAATTCTGCTACCCTCAAAATGGCAAACCTCCACGATTTTATCGTTATTTTTACTTGATATACCTATAACAACTGTACCAACAGGTTTATTTTTTGTTCCTCCAGTTGGTCCAGCAATCCCACTTACTGCAATTGCAAAATCTGCATCAAATTTTTTTAAAACACCTATAAGCATCTCTTCAACAACTTCTTTACTAACAGCACCATATTTTTCTAAGGTTGATTTTTTAACTTCTAATTCTTGTGTTTTTATTTCATTAGAATAGGTTACTACTGCACCATTAAAAATATCTGATGAGCCAGATAATTGAGTGATTAATGAAGCTATTAATCCACCTGTGCAACTTTCAGCAGTTGTAATTGTTTTTTTCGATTTTCTAAGAATGTTTTGAAATTGAATCAATTCTTCCGTTGTAATATATGTTGATTTTTCCATTTTGAAGCTTTATTGGTTAAAAGAGAGTGGTTAACTCTCTTTTTTATTCGTCGTCTGTTAATTCAGCTTTAAATCTTTTTTCATCAAAAGATAAATTTAGATATTCACAAACAGTTTTTATATCTCTTTCTGCATTACCTAAACATGATGTAGCTCCTGGACTAGGAGTCATATTAAAGATAATTCCATCACCTGGATTAATTGAAGCTTCTCCAAGCATTAATTTTTGTTGTTCTTTATTAAGAACTTGTGGTCTTACTCCACCAAATCCTTTTGCATATTCAATATCTTCTGTACTTAATGAAGGTACAATTTTTCTAGCATCTTTTACAAAAAGACCTTTATTTATCCCTGGAACTTCAAATAGGAAGTTTTTAAATACATAATTTCTAATATCTGAATCTTTTAATAAATCCCAGAATATTTTTAAGATATTACCATCAAAATTCATAGTTTTTAAACATTGGAAAAATGATTTACCACCTTTATATCTTTCTAATACAAGTAAAGCTAAGGCTGTTGGACCAAATCTTGTCTTCCCATCACATAAAATATCAGGATCACCATGTAATGCTGCAAATGGAAGTTTTGGATTTTGTACCATATAAACTTTTCCATTTAAATATTCGCCATTTGTAATATAAAATGAACCTGCCATAGATAAAGAACCCATATGTTTACCATGACCCATTTTGTGTGCTAAATAAAGTGAATGAGCACCAGCATTAACCACAACAAAGTTTGCTGTAAATACTGAACCACTAGTTGTAGTAAGTTTATATTTATCTCCAACTTTTTCAATCTCATCAACTTCAGCATTAAAGAAAATATCAGTTGTTTTTTCTTCTTCTTGTGCAGCTTTTGCAAGCTCTTTAGTCATTGCTCCAAAATCTACAGTTGTGTATTCACTTTGTGTTCCCATTGCTAAAATTGGTTCAGGTCTATCTTGAGTTTGTTCTTTATCTGCATAAACTAGTTTTGGTTCAAGTTCTCTAAGTTTTTCTTTGTCCCATAGTTCTAAATAAGGGAAAAGTTCTTTAAACTCTTCATATCTGTTTTTGATAAAATCTACTTCTTTTTCACCTACACCTAAAGCCATTTTTTGGTGAGCAAACATGATTTTATCTTGTAATCCTCTCATAAGATTGAACTTTTCAATCATTTTTGCAGTTCTTTTTGTGATTTTTGCTTTTTCTAATGTATAGTTAGTTTCAATATCTCCAACATGGATAGTTTGAGAGTTACTAGTTCCTTTAGAGTTTAAAGTAGCTAAGTCTTCATATTTTTCTAACATACATACGCTTTTTGCATCAGTATATCTTGCTATCTCATAGAAAAGTGCAGCACCAGAAATACCCCCACCTACAATTACTACATCATAATGTTTTGTATTCATTTAGTTTCGTCCTATTGTTGTTCTTTGATTTTAAAAAAGATTTTAGCATATTAACAAATACTTCCTTGTTGAAAGTTATATTGAAAATAGTAAGATTGCTAAAATTATGTTTAATGGTAACATTTTATTGATTTTAGCTCAATTAAAGCAGTGTTCAATATGTGTACATAACTAACTAACTCCAAATAAATAGAGCAAATTTAAGATTAATGTATAGTTTTTGTACTGATATTAATACAATTGTACATTAAATAAAGTTTTAAAGTGAGAATGAGTCATAATTTGTGTTATGAAATATTAACTTTTTATTAGATATAATCTGCGATTTATAGAATATAACGCAAGAATTGATAATTAAGGTATTTAAGATGGATTACAAAGAGAGTTTACTACTACCAAACACAAAGTTTCCAATGAGGGGAAATCTTCCTCAGAACGAACCAAAAAGATATAAACTTTGGGATGAAACAAAAGTTTATGAAAGAATGAAAACTAATAGAAAAGACAGAGAGTCTTTTACTTTACATGATGGACCACCATATGCAAATGGGCATATTCATATTGGACACGCATTAAATAAAATATTGAAAGATATTATTGTTAAATACCATTATTTTAATGGGAAATCAGTGAGATATGTTCCAGGTTGGGATTGTCATGGTCTACCAATTGAACAAAAAGTTGAAGAAAAAATCGGAAGTACAAAGAAAAAAGAGCTTCCTAAATCAAAAATTAGAGAGTTATGTAGAGAACATGCTTCAAGATTTATTGATATTCAAAGAGACGAGTTTAAAAAACTTGGAGTTATAGGTGATTGGGATAAACCATATTTAACTATGGATTTCAAATTTGAAGCTAATATTTATAGAGAACTTTGCGCAATTGCAACTAAAGGTTTATTAGTACAAAGATCTAAACCAGTATACTGGTCATGGGCAGCACAAACTGCACTTGCTGAAGCTGAAGTTGAGTATGAAGATAAAACTTCACCATCAATTTTTGTTGCATTTAAACATGAAACTTTAGATGCAAGTGTAATAATCTGGACAACAACTCCTTGGACACTACCTGCAAATACAGGAATTGCTTTAAATGCTGAAGAGGAATATGTAAAAACTAGTGACAAGTTTATCGTTGCCAAAAAACTTTACAACTCTTTAATTGAACAAGAGGTAATTAAAGGTGAAGTTGTAGATTCAATTGACCCTAAAACTTTAGAAAATACAAATGCAATCAATCCATTAAATGGCAGAACATCAAAAATTGTTCTTGGTGATCACGTTGAGATGGAATCAGGTACAGGTGCAGTTCATACAGCTCCAGGACACGGTGAGGATGACTACAAAATAGGACTTCAATATGGTCTTGATGTTATTATGCCAGTTGATGCAGAGGGTAAATATGATGAAACAATAGTTAGAGAAAAACTATTTAAAGATACAGATAAATATCTTGGGATGCATGTATTTAAAGCAAATGCTATGATTTTAGAAGAGTTAGGTGATGCTTTATTAAAACATGTTGATATCAGACACTCTTATCCACACTGTTGGAGAACTCATAAACCTATTATTTTTAGAGCTACAAAACAATGGTTTATCTCAATTGATGATGAATATGGAAATAAAAATAATACTTTAAGAGATAATGCTTTAAATGCATTAGAAGAGATTGAATTTTTTCCAACATGGGGTAAAAATAGATTAAAAGCTATGTTAGAAGGACGTCCAGATTGGTGTATCTCTAGACAAAGAGACTGGGGTGTTCCAATTGCATTCTTTAGAAATAAAAAAACTGATGAAATCATTTTTGATGAAAAAGTTTTAAATTATACAGCTATGATTTTTGAACAAAAAGGTTGTGATGCTTGGTATGACTTATCAATTGAAGAGTTATTATATCCAGGTAGCGGATTAAATCCTGAAGATTTAGAAAAAACTATGGATATCTTAGATGTATGGTTTGATTCAGGTTCAACACAAAATGCAGTTTTAAGAAGTAGAAACTATGATGCAGGAACATTTCCTGCTGATATGTATTTAGAAGGAAGTGATCAACATAGAGGTTGGTTCCAGTCTTCTTTATTAACAACTTTAGCTTCACAAGAGATTGCTCCATACAAAGCCTTAGTTACACATGGATTCACTATGGATGAAAAAGGTGAAAAAATGTCTAAGTCTAAAGGAAATGTTGTAGACCCTGATAAGGTTATGAAACAGTATGGTTCTGAGATCCTTAGACTTTGGGTTGCAATGAGTGATTATCAAAATGATCAAAAAATATCTGATAATATCTTAAAACAAAATGCAGAGTTATACAGAAAAATAAGAAATACAGCAAGATTTTTACTTGCTAATGTTAGTGACTTAGAAGAGATTGTTTCAGTTGATAAAATGGGGATTTTAGATAAATGGGTTTTAAACAGAGCTAAGAAAACATTTGATGAGATTGAAGCAGCATTTTCTATTTATGAATATTCTAAAGGATTAAATAAATTAAACAACTTCTTAGTAGTTGATCTTTCAGGTATCTATTTAGATGTGTGTAAAGATAGATTATATTGTGATGATAAAAACGATATTCATAGAATTGCATCTCAAAGTGCAATGGCTATAATCTTGAGAAAACTTATCTCAACATTGGCTTGTATATTAACTTATACTATGGATGAATTACTTGAGTTCGCACCTTCATTTATTAAAGGTGAGGCTAAAGATATTTTTGATTTTGAAAAAGTTGTTTTACCTGAAGTTGAAAGTAATCTTAATGAAGAGATTTTATTATCTGCTAAAGATAAATTTAGTGAAGCTATCGATACACTTAAAAAAGAAAAAATTATTAAATCAACTTTAGAGCTAGAAATCTCTACAAGTTGTGAAGATATTTTAGCTTTAGAAAGAGTTGAAATGGAAGATTGGTTCTTAGTTAGTTCAATTACAACTGAAGAGCAATCTGATGTTTTAGCAACATTTGAAATTGATGATATTAAATTTACAGTTGCTAAAGCAAAAAAAGCGAAGTGTCCAAGATGTTGGAAATTTACTTCAGATAGTGAAGAACATCTGTGTAGTAGATGTGAAAGTGTTTTAAACTAAGATGTTTGAATCTGAAGTTACATTAACATTTATATTCTCAACAATAGCTGTTATTCTTGTATTAATAGCTATGGGAATACTTTATGTAAACAAAAAAAGTAAGAAGGTAAAAAAAGAACAATGATGCCATTTACTGATGAAGATTTAAGGCCACCAGTTGAATCTATAATAAAAAATAAAATTGCACCTATGTTGGCAAAAGATGGTGGAGCAATAGAACTACTTGATATAAAAGATGGGCGAGTATTTGTTCAACTTCAAGGTGCTTGTGTTGGATGTAGTGCAAGTGGAAGTACACTTAAATTTATTGTTGAGAAAGAATTAAAAGCTGCAATACATCCAGAATTGGAAATTGTAAACGTACCTCAAGGTATGGAAAATAACTTACAGGAGCTTTAATGGTAAATGAGAATAGACTTTTAAATGAAGCAAATAAATATTTTATGGATAAACAATATGAAAAAGCTTTATTTATTTATTCACAACTATCATCAACTTTCCCTGAAAATAAAGAGTACCCTATATATGCGTTGTTTTGTGATATAGCAAGTGAAGATGAAGAGAAGGCTCAATCTTTATTTGATTATTTCGCTGTTGCAAAAAATGAAAATATTGATGATGCAATTGCTTATGTTGAAGATGTAGTAAATGCATATGATGGGGATGTAGATAAAATGATGCAGATTCTAGAAGAATTAACATCATCTACAGTTGATTCTTTAGATGCCATTAGATATGAAGATTTCAAAAGATTAATAATCTCAAGAGGTTCATTTAGAATTGCATTTGAAGATATTATGTTTTCTACAAAAGTAGCAATTGAAACAAAAGAGGATTTTTTTGATTTTGTTGACAAACTTATAGAAAACGATTTTAATAGTACGGCTTACTCATATTTAGATGGTTTTAATGACTATTTCTCTTATGATTCAAAAATAGAAGAGCTATATAAAAAATTGGAAGATAAAAAAATTGCAACTAATCATAAATAATAAAGTTTATACTGATAATTCAAAAGAAGCGAATGAAAACTCATATTTTGTTATCTCAAAACAAAATGAAAAATTTGTTGAAGATGCTAAAAAAAATGGATGTAAAGAGTTCATTGAAGCTAAAGATTTAAAAAAACATCTTGATATGTCGAAAATAAAAGTTGTTGGTATTACAGGAACAAATGGTAAAACTACAACTGCAGCAGCTATATATTCTATGCTTTTAGATTTAGGATATAAAGTTGCTTTACAAGGTACAAGAGGTTTTTTTATAAATGATGAAAAAATTGAAGATTATACATTAACAACTCCTGTACAACTTGCAAATTTTGCACATATACAAAAAGCACTTGAAAATGGTTGTCAATATTTTATTATGGAAGTAAGTTCCCATGCAATTGAGCAAAAAAGGATTGAGGGCTTAGATTTTGAACTAAAAGTTCTTACAAATATTACAAGAGATCATTTAGATTATCACAAAACTATAGAAGAGTATATAAAAGTTAAAAACTCATTTTTTGATGATGAGAGTAAAAAGCTTGTAAATAAAGATGATAAAAATGCTAAATTTAATACTAAAAATGCTTTAACTTATGGTTTAGAAAATCCATCAACTTATAATGTATCTGCATATTCATTTAAAAATGGTACAAATGTTATGTTTACTAAAATAGACAAAGTATATTCATATACATCTAGTTTGATGGGTATATTTAATATTTATAATATAATGGCAGCAGTTGCTAGTGTTGATATGATTACTGATAACTCTTTAGAGCAGATTTGTGAAGTTACAGAGAATTTTGCAGGAGTTAGTGGGAGAATGGAGATAATCTCTAGTGATCCTTTAGTAATTGTAGATTTTGCCCATACCCCAGATGGGATGAAAGAGGTTTATGAAAGTTTCAATCACTATGATATTATTACAGTATTTGGAGCAGGTGGAGATAGGGATAAAGATAAAAGACCTCTTATGGGGAAAATAGCTTCTGATTATGCAAAAACTATAATAGTAACTTCAGATAATCCAAGATTTGAAGACCCTGATATGATTATTGAAGATATTTGTGTGGGGATAAAAAACAAAGAAAATCTTTTTGTTGAAATAAATAGAAAAGAAGCAATAAAACTTGCTATTGAAATTGGTAAAAAAAATCCAAGTAGCGTTGTTTTAATTTTAGGAAAAGGTGATGAACCTTATCAAATTATTTATGATAAAAAAATGCCTTTAGTGGATAAAGATGAGGTGTTGAAGCATATCTAATGATATGCTCTAATTATCACACCTTTCTCTTTTTCATTGTCAGATTTTACATAATATTGTGATGATGTAACAATTGTAGATTCCCCAAGGGTTTTCTTTATATACCAAACACTTTCAAGTATTCTTTCAGTAGATAAACCAATATTTAAGTACTCTTTGATTTTTTCTTTCTCTTCTTTAGTTTTATCACTTAGGTTTTTTTCAATATCATTATAAATAATCGAATCATTTTCAGAAATTAGAGGTACAACCTCAAACCTATTTGCAGTTTTATTTTTATCTAAAAATTTATCAAGGTTTTCTTTACACTCTTTTATTGGAAGTGAAATTTTTCCATTTTTAAAGGAATAACATTTAAAAGTATCATAGTTCTTAGAATTATATAATTTATTGAAATAACTTTTCTCTTCATCTGTTTTATTTGGTTTAACTAAATCTTTTTTATCTTGATTAAAAAGATATATTGTTACAAAAATCAATATGGCTAAAACAGAAACTAATATTAAAAGAAGTGAGTTAAAATTTAAATTATTAAAAGAAAATTTATTTTTTTTATTAATAGGCATTTTTGTTTGAGTAGTTTTTCTTTTACTCATTTTATCTCTATTATTTGATGCAGCTTTTATTTGTTCTTTTAATCTATTTTCAATCTCTTCTTGACTAAATGTTTTATCCATAACACCTTTTAATTCATTTTTTTTTATATCTTCCAAAATTTACCTTATTATTCTTTATTTTTTAAATAAATATAGATTATTAATGAAATGATAGCTAAAAAGAGTGGATAGAAAAATAAATACACTTTTAGAGTGATTTTATTGTTTTCTATTTTACTTTTTTCTAGTAAATCTATTCTTTTATAAATCTCATTTAAATCATCTTTTGAATATGCGGTATAAGATTTTCCATTTGTTTCATTTGAAATCTTATTTAACATAATCTTATTTGAGTTTCCGATCCCCACTGTATATACTTTTATAGAATATTTCTTTAAAAGTTTTAATATGATTTCAAGAGGGATATTACTAGCATTATCTTCCCCATCACTAAGTAAGATTACTATTTTAGATTTTGCTTTAGAATCTTTTAGAATATTTACAGATGAAGCTAAAGAATCTAACATAGCAGTTTTATCTCCAACTATTCCAACTTCTAAATAATCAACAATCTCTTTTTGTGCTTCTTTATCAAAACTAAGTGGAGTTGCCATCATAACTGATGTTCCAAAAACTACAATAGCAATATTATCATTTACTCTTTTAGGAATAAAATCTTTTACAATACTTTTTACTACATCAAATCTTTCTTCACTTTCATTGTTTCTATTTAATCCTTTTTCTTTCATAGAACCACTAGTATCAAGGCTAAGAACAATATCTATTCCATCATTTTTTATTAATTGAGTGTTTAATTGTTTATATGGAGATGACAAAGCAATTACTGAACCAATTATTACTAGATATTTTAGGATTGAAGTTAAAATCATAGATTTATGTTTGCTTTGTGAAAAAATATTTAAGTGGGGAATAATATATGTTGGAATTTTTGCTTTACAAAATATTGAGCAAAAAATAAAAAGCAATATTAATAAAAGTAGATATGGGTATTCAAATTTTATACTTAATAAATAATCAAACATCTACATTGTCCATAAATCTTCCAAAAAGGATTTTAAAATCATCATTAAGAGGCTCTACATCTTTTTTATATTTATACAATTCTAACTCTTCAATTAACTCATAAGCAAGTTTCTTTTCTCTATCGCTTTGACTAATAAGTCTTGCATACTTAGTAATAGTATATGCAGCTTTTTTAGAATCACTTAGGTCAAGATTTTTAAGTATTGAGTAGTACTCTTTTTTCTTATTCTTTTTTCTTGTTAAAAAATATCTAATAAGTATAAAAAGAAGAATAAAAATTATAAGTGAAGCTATAATCCATAAAAACATATAAATATATAAAGAGTAATCAGGAATATCAACTAACTCTTTAATATCATTAATCTTTATATCATTCATTATTTCATCAACCTTAATAGTTTTGGAAGAGGTTCTTCCTCTGTATATATCTTAGTAAATTTAATCCCACATTTTTGAAAATGCTCATAGAGTTTATGGTCATTTGCTTTTACTCTTTTTTGATACTCTCTTATCATTGATTTATCTATATTTCCATCAAATGTTTGATTAGTAGCTGGATCTACAAGGTTTACATTTCCTAATTCAAAGGGATCCTCTTCAAATCTATCCCTAACCATAATTGCAATAATCTCATGTTTTCTACTAAGAAGTTTAAAATCGAGATTCTCTATATCAAAAAAATCACCAACAAGAAAAATAATTGATTTTTTTCTAATTTTTTTAAATAATTCATTACTTAAATTTTTTAGATTTACACTTTTACCTATACAATCATAATTAAATATTTTTTCACTCATCATTGTAACAGCAAAATTTCTTTTAGATTTTTTCGTACAAAGTTCCAAAGATTCATTTGCTATAAAAGATGAGAAAGGATCTCCTTGTTTTATACAAGAGTAACCAAGTATAGAACAAATTTCAGTTACTAATTCTTGTTTAAATCTTTTTGAACCAAAATATATTGAACCATTTAATATGGGTACAATATTTATATTTAATTCTTTTTGAGCATGAAACACTTTTACAAAAGGTTTTTTAAATTTAGCAGAGATTAGCCAATCTATTTTTTTAACATCTTCTCCATATTCATACTCTTTTAGCTCTAAAAAATCATACCCTTCACCTTTTAATAAAGATGAATTATTTCCTATGATTTCTGAAAATATATTTCTTCTGGTTTTGATTATGATTTTTTTTAAAGTTTTATTCATAGATTATGGAATATCAATTTTTTCTAATACTTTTTGGATTAAATCATCAACTTTTATATCCATAGCTTCTGCTTCATAAGTTAGTATAATTCTATGTCTTAA is a window of Halarcobacter sp. DNA encoding:
- a CDS encoding DUF58 domain-containing protein, with product MNKTLKKIIIKTRRNIFSEIIGNNSSLLKGEGYDFLELKEYEYGEDVKKIDWLISAKFKKPFVKVFHAQKELNINIVPILNGSIYFGSKRFKQELVTEICSILGYSCIKQGDPFSSFIANESLELCTKKSKRNFAVTMMSEKIFNYDCIGKSVNLKNLSNELFKKIRKKSIIFLVGDFFDIENLDFKLLSRKHEIIAIMVRDRFEEDPFELGNVNLVDPATNQTFDGNIDKSMIREYQKRVKANDHKLYEHFQKCGIKFTKIYTEEEPLPKLLRLMK
- a CDS encoding UDP-N-acetylmuramoyl-L-alanyl-D-glutamate--2,6-diaminopimelate ligase; the encoded protein is MQLIINNKVYTDNSKEANENSYFVISKQNEKFVEDAKKNGCKEFIEAKDLKKHLDMSKIKVVGITGTNGKTTTAAAIYSMLLDLGYKVALQGTRGFFINDEKIEDYTLTTPVQLANFAHIQKALENGCQYFIMEVSSHAIEQKRIEGLDFELKVLTNITRDHLDYHKTIEEYIKVKNSFFDDESKKLVNKDDKNAKFNTKNALTYGLENPSTYNVSAYSFKNGTNVMFTKIDKVYSYTSSLMGIFNIYNIMAAVASVDMITDNSLEQICEVTENFAGVSGRMEIISSDPLVIVDFAHTPDGMKEVYESFNHYDIITVFGAGGDRDKDKRPLMGKIASDYAKTIIVTSDNPRFEDPDMIIEDICVGIKNKENLFVEINRKEAIKLAIEIGKKNPSSVVLILGKGDEPYQIIYDKKMPLVDKDEVLKHI
- a CDS encoding NifU family protein, with product MMPFTDEDLRPPVESIIKNKIAPMLAKDGGAIELLDIKDGRVFVQLQGACVGCSASGSTLKFIVEKELKAAIHPELEIVNVPQGMENNLQEL
- the ileS gene encoding isoleucine--tRNA ligase, with the translated sequence MDYKESLLLPNTKFPMRGNLPQNEPKRYKLWDETKVYERMKTNRKDRESFTLHDGPPYANGHIHIGHALNKILKDIIVKYHYFNGKSVRYVPGWDCHGLPIEQKVEEKIGSTKKKELPKSKIRELCREHASRFIDIQRDEFKKLGVIGDWDKPYLTMDFKFEANIYRELCAIATKGLLVQRSKPVYWSWAAQTALAEAEVEYEDKTSPSIFVAFKHETLDASVIIWTTTPWTLPANTGIALNAEEEYVKTSDKFIVAKKLYNSLIEQEVIKGEVVDSIDPKTLENTNAINPLNGRTSKIVLGDHVEMESGTGAVHTAPGHGEDDYKIGLQYGLDVIMPVDAEGKYDETIVREKLFKDTDKYLGMHVFKANAMILEELGDALLKHVDIRHSYPHCWRTHKPIIFRATKQWFISIDDEYGNKNNTLRDNALNALEEIEFFPTWGKNRLKAMLEGRPDWCISRQRDWGVPIAFFRNKKTDEIIFDEKVLNYTAMIFEQKGCDAWYDLSIEELLYPGSGLNPEDLEKTMDILDVWFDSGSTQNAVLRSRNYDAGTFPADMYLEGSDQHRGWFQSSLLTTLASQEIAPYKALVTHGFTMDEKGEKMSKSKGNVVDPDKVMKQYGSEILRLWVAMSDYQNDQKISDNILKQNAELYRKIRNTARFLLANVSDLEEIVSVDKMGILDKWVLNRAKKTFDEIEAAFSIYEYSKGLNKLNNFLVVDLSGIYLDVCKDRLYCDDKNDIHRIASQSAMAIILRKLISTLACILTYTMDELLEFAPSFIKGEAKDIFDFEKVVLPEVESNLNEEILLSAKDKFSEAIDTLKKEKIIKSTLELEISTSCEDILALERVEMEDWFLVSSITTEEQSDVLATFEIDDIKFTVAKAKKAKCPRCWKFTSDSEEHLCSRCESVLN
- a CDS encoding VWA domain-containing protein: MFDYLLSIKFEYPYLLLLILLFIFCSIFCKAKIPTYIIPHLNIFSQSKHKSMILTSILKYLVIIGSVIALSSPYKQLNTQLIKNDGIDIVLSLDTSGSMKEKGLNRNNESEERFDVVKSIVKDFIPKRVNDNIAIVVFGTSVMMATPLSFDKEAQKEIVDYLEVGIVGDKTAMLDSLASSVNILKDSKAKSKIVILLSDGEDNASNIPLEIILKLLKKYSIKVYTVGIGNSNKIMLNKISNETNGKSYTAYSKDDLNEIYKRIDLLEKSKIENNKITLKVYLFFYPLFLAIISLIIYIYLKNKE
- a CDS encoding FAD-dependent oxidoreductase, translated to MNTKHYDVVIVGGGISGAALFYEIARYTDAKSVCMLEKYEDLATLNSKGTSNSQTIHVGDIETNYTLEKAKITKRTAKMIEKFNLMRGLQDKIMFAHQKMALGVGEKEVDFIKNRYEEFKELFPYLELWDKEKLRELEPKLVYADKEQTQDRPEPILAMGTQSEYTTVDFGAMTKELAKAAQEEEKTTDIFFNAEVDEIEKVGDKYKLTTTSGSVFTANFVVVNAGAHSLYLAHKMGHGKHMGSLSMAGSFYITNGEYLNGKVYMVQNPKLPFAALHGDPDILCDGKTRFGPTALALLVLERYKGGKSFFQCLKTMNFDGNILKIFWDLLKDSDIRNYVFKNFLFEVPGINKGLFVKDARKIVPSLSTEDIEYAKGFGGVRPQVLNKEQQKLMLGEASINPGDGIIFNMTPSPGATSCLGNAERDIKTVCEYLNLSFDEKRFKAELTDDE
- a CDS encoding CinA family protein, whose product is MEKSTYITTEELIQFQNILRKSKKTITTAESCTGGLIASLITQLSGSSDIFNGAVVTYSNEIKTQELEVKKSTLEKYGAVSKEVVEEMLIGVLKKFDADFAIAVSGIAGPTGGTKNKPVGTVVIGISSKNNDKIVEVCHFEGSRIEVQNQAAKYSLKKLFKFFQKTLDKKK